TATTTTTGGATTAAAAAGCCATAAAAGGTTTAGACCTGATATTCATGGCTTTATTCTTGGCTTTGCCACCAAAAGATTTATTCTTATCCGTTCCATTAGAATTTAAAATTTCATCGATCTATTCATTTTCTGCCTGATTCCGGGTAGAAAACTTTGCGTTGTGTATGCTGGTAATCATCACATCGTAACCTCTTTTATTACCGTTTTTATTTCTATCAAAACATTAACGATTTATATAAACTCTAGAATTATGATAAAGAGAGTTGCTTCGGGAATTGCGCTGAGTGCCCTTCTATTGGCGGTTGGCTGCAATAAGAAAAAAGAAGAAAAAGAAGAAGTTACCGTATATCCGGTTACATCTCCTGTAGTAATGGACACTGTAATCAACAAAGAATACGTAGCCCAGATTCAATCTGTAAAAAACATTGAAGTAAGGGCTCAGGAAAAAGGTTTCCTGGAAAAAATCTTTGTAGATGAAGGACAATACGTACAGGCAGGACAGACATTGTTCCGAATTATGCCTAAACTGTATCAGGCAGAACTGTTAAAAGCAAAAGCAGAGGTAGAACAGGCTTCTATCGAACTGAAAAATGCAAGTACATTAGCAGGAAACAATATTGTTTCTAAAAATGAAAAAGCAATGGCAAAAGCCAAGCTGGATGCTGCTAATGCTGAAATGAAACTGGCTCAGATCCATCTTTCATTTACTGATATCAAAGCACCGTTCTCAGGTGTTATCAACAGAATTCCTTTGAAACTGGGAAGTCTTGTAGATGAAGGTGATTTGCTGACTTCATTGTCAGATAACACAAGTATCTATACTTATTTTAACGTTTCAGAACCGGAATATTTAAGTTATCAGACTCACGCTGCAGATAGAGGAAGCAATCAGGTATCCCTGATCACAGCGAACGGAGAAACCTATTCGCAGAAAGGTGAAATCCAAACCATAGAAGGAGAATTTGATAACGAAACAGGGAATATTGCCTTCCGTGCCAAGTTCCCAAATCCTGATAAGCTTTTGAGAAATGGAGAAACAGGGAAAATACAGATGTCAATGCCTGTTCATAATGCATTAATTATTCCTCAGAAAGCTACTTATGAAATTCAGGATCAGAAATACGTATTTGTCGTTGATAAAAACGGAGTAACGAAATCCCGAAATATCAAAATAGCTTATGAACTTCCGGATCTTTATGTAGTAGGTTCAGGAATATCGAAAGGAGATCAGATCCTTTTGGAAGGAGTTCAGAAAGTG
The window above is part of the Chryseobacterium sp. MA9 genome. Proteins encoded here:
- a CDS encoding efflux RND transporter periplasmic adaptor subunit; protein product: MKRVASGIALSALLLAVGCNKKKEEKEEVTVYPVTSPVVMDTVINKEYVAQIQSVKNIEVRAQEKGFLEKIFVDEGQYVQAGQTLFRIMPKLYQAELLKAKAEVEQASIELKNASTLAGNNIVSKNEKAMAKAKLDAANAEMKLAQIHLSFTDIKAPFSGVINRIPLKLGSLVDEGDLLTSLSDNTSIYTYFNVSEPEYLSYQTHAADRGSNQVSLITANGETYSQKGEIQTIEGEFDNETGNIAFRAKFPNPDKLLRNGETGKIQMSMPVHNALIIPQKATYEIQDQKYVFVVDKNGVTKSRNIKIAYELPDLYVVGSGISKGDQILLEGVQKVKDDQKVKTKFQDPKKVLQSLKLKAE